The following are from one region of the Halomonas qaidamensis genome:
- a CDS encoding carbohydrate ABC transporter permease: protein MNQRQLAKIAKRVGFWALIALIMVYAVFPFYYAVITSLKPSSELFRVELWPSSWNLDNYAQIFSQSSFIRAIFNSVVVAFSVVFIALLLGITASYALGRVRFRGRSTVMLVILGVSMFPQVAVLSGLFEVIRALNLYNNPAGLILSYTIFTLPFTVWVLTTFMKELPMELEEAAIMDGATPWITITKVFLPLMWPAMATTGLLAFIAAWNEFLFALTFTLTDTQRTVPVAIALLSGGSAYELPWGPIMAASVVVTVPLVILVIIFQRRIVSGLTAGAVKG, encoded by the coding sequence ATGAACCAACGTCAGTTAGCCAAAATTGCTAAGCGCGTCGGCTTTTGGGCCTTAATTGCGCTGATTATGGTGTATGCCGTTTTCCCGTTTTATTACGCGGTGATTACCTCACTAAAACCTTCCAGCGAGCTTTTTAGAGTTGAACTTTGGCCTTCGAGCTGGAACCTGGACAACTATGCCCAGATTTTTAGCCAATCGAGCTTTATACGTGCGATTTTTAACTCGGTTGTCGTGGCATTTAGCGTTGTTTTCATTGCGCTTCTCCTAGGTATTACCGCTTCCTACGCGCTGGGTCGTGTTCGCTTCCGTGGTCGCTCGACCGTCATGCTAGTCATTCTTGGGGTATCGATGTTTCCCCAAGTTGCGGTGCTCTCAGGCTTGTTTGAGGTGATTCGCGCACTAAACCTCTATAACAATCCCGCTGGCCTAATTTTGAGCTACACCATTTTCACGCTGCCTTTCACTGTTTGGGTGCTTACCACCTTCATGAAAGAGCTACCCATGGAGCTGGAAGAAGCCGCCATCATGGATGGCGCTACGCCATGGATTACGATTACTAAAGTTTTCCTACCGCTAATGTGGCCCGCTATGGCAACTACTGGCCTTCTCGCTTTCATTGCCGCCTGGAATGAGTTCCTGTTTGCCTTGACCTTCACACTCACTGATACCCAGCGCACTGTGCCAGTTGCCATAGCCCTGCTTTCTGGTGGTAGCGCCTACGAACTGCCCTGGGGCCCAATCATGGCTGCATCGGTCGTCGTCACCGTGCCGCTGGTGATTCTAGTTATTATTTTCCAGCGTCGAATTGTTTCAGGCCTCACTGCTGGTGCAGTGAAAGGCTAA
- a CDS encoding alpha-glucosidase family protein, with protein sequence MQDNLTWWRGGVIYQIYPRSFLDSRGDGIGDLKGVTEKLSYVASLNVDGVWLSPFFTSPMLDFGYDVSDYRDVDPMFGTLEDFKALLDKAHSLGLKVMIDQVISHTSEQHAWFKESRQNSTNPKADWFVWADPKPDGTPPNNWLSIFGGPAWTFDTRRQQYYLHNFLSSQPDINFHNPEARQAQLDNMRFWLDLGVDGFRLDTVNFYFHDAELRDNPPVPKGESKTLGAPEANPYTWQRHVYDISRPENVLFLKDLRALMNEYPGTTTVGEIGDDNPLERMAEYTAGGDKLHMAYTFDLLNKPRSARYIHRVIERFQQLAGDAWPCWATSNHDVERSASRWGAEEDPVAYPKVMLAMLFSLRGSVCLYQGEELGLPEAEVPFERIQDPYGKALWPEFKGRDGCRTPMPWSDDTQAGFSPIEPWLPVDKRHLPLAVSRQQADPGSTLNSVRRMLAFRQAHSALFDGDLQLIEVGEELLGFIRQNDQEKVLCVFNLTGNELQTALPFDVISELEGHGFTAARKDNVLTLPAYQAAFMHVA encoded by the coding sequence ATGCAAGACAACCTGACGTGGTGGCGCGGTGGCGTTATCTATCAAATTTATCCGCGCAGCTTTTTAGACAGCCGTGGGGACGGCATTGGTGACTTAAAAGGTGTTACTGAAAAGCTTAGCTACGTGGCTTCTTTGAATGTTGACGGTGTCTGGCTTTCACCCTTTTTCACCTCTCCCATGCTCGACTTTGGCTACGACGTCAGCGATTACCGCGACGTCGACCCAATGTTCGGCACTTTGGAAGATTTTAAAGCGCTGCTCGACAAGGCCCATTCACTTGGTCTTAAAGTGATGATTGACCAAGTTATTAGCCATACCTCTGAACAGCACGCTTGGTTTAAGGAGAGCCGCCAGAACAGTACTAACCCCAAAGCTGACTGGTTTGTGTGGGCAGACCCTAAGCCAGATGGCACTCCACCAAACAACTGGTTGTCTATTTTCGGTGGTCCTGCCTGGACCTTTGACACGCGCCGTCAGCAGTATTACCTGCATAATTTTTTATCCAGCCAACCGGATATTAATTTCCACAACCCAGAAGCCCGTCAAGCCCAGCTGGACAACATGCGCTTCTGGCTGGATCTTGGCGTTGATGGTTTCCGCTTAGATACCGTCAACTTCTACTTCCACGACGCTGAGCTACGTGACAACCCGCCAGTGCCAAAAGGTGAATCCAAGACACTGGGTGCGCCAGAAGCCAACCCCTACACCTGGCAGCGCCATGTCTATGATATCAGCCGCCCTGAAAACGTATTGTTTTTGAAAGACTTACGCGCTTTAATGAATGAGTATCCGGGCACTACGACAGTAGGCGAAATCGGCGATGACAACCCGCTTGAGCGCATGGCTGAGTACACCGCTGGCGGTGATAAGCTGCACATGGCGTACACCTTCGACCTGCTTAACAAGCCACGTTCTGCCCGCTATATCCATCGCGTCATTGAACGCTTTCAGCAGCTAGCTGGTGACGCTTGGCCCTGCTGGGCAACATCGAATCATGATGTTGAACGCAGCGCATCACGCTGGGGCGCTGAAGAAGACCCTGTTGCTTATCCTAAAGTGATGCTCGCCATGCTGTTTTCCCTACGCGGCAGCGTCTGCCTTTATCAAGGGGAAGAGTTAGGGCTTCCAGAAGCTGAGGTACCCTTCGAGCGCATTCAAGACCCCTATGGAAAAGCCCTTTGGCCAGAGTTTAAAGGCCGAGACGGGTGCCGTACGCCAATGCCATGGTCTGATGATACTCAGGCAGGCTTCTCGCCTATTGAGCCATGGCTACCTGTAGACAAACGTCACTTGCCGTTGGCAGTTAGCCGTCAGCAGGCAGATCCAGGCTCAACACTTAACAGTGTTCGCCGAATGCTAGCTTTCCGCCAAGCGCACTCCGCGCTGTTCGACGGTGATTTACAGCTTATTGAGGTTGGCGAGGAGTTACTGGGTTTTATTCGTCAAAATGACCAAGAGAAAGTGCTGTGTGTCTTTAACCTGACGGGGAATGAGCTGCAAACAGCTCTCCCCTTTGACGTCATCAGTGAGCTAGAAGGACACGGCTTCACTGCGGCCCGCAAGGACAATGTGCTAACGCTGCCTGCCTATCAAGCCGCTTTCATGCACGTTGCTTAA
- a CDS encoding LacI family DNA-binding transcriptional regulator encodes MTLKDLATELGVSTATISNAFNRPDQLSPLLRDRILSEAKRLGYNGPDAKARSLRTGRSSIVAVILAESLTYSLNDAVASEFLSGVAEVLDAHGHTLLLLPGRGHASQPPGSANIADGFIVYGLMPNNKLLSELPSQRPLVSVDFDIEGSPTVHIDDQDASYHIAQHALKTRPERPAVINLRLTKEHCNGRVTAAHTMLPNSSTISRARLAGFHAALTEHGFDADQIPLWNIEENVFDVCSPVITEILDLPTNQRPDLLLCMSDRIALTALTLAEQRGIHVPGELRITGFDGIAEGQYRAPRLTTVRQDSAGKGRVAAKMILGRIPKTQQLLKTELLLGDTCP; translated from the coding sequence ATGACTCTCAAAGATCTTGCCACAGAACTCGGCGTTTCCACCGCGACAATATCAAATGCCTTCAACCGCCCTGATCAGCTCTCCCCCCTTTTAAGAGACCGCATTTTAAGTGAGGCCAAACGCCTAGGGTATAACGGCCCAGACGCAAAGGCTCGGAGCCTGCGCACTGGGCGCTCAAGCATTGTTGCGGTTATTCTTGCCGAAAGCCTGACCTACAGCCTTAACGATGCTGTTGCCAGTGAGTTTTTATCAGGTGTCGCTGAAGTACTCGATGCCCATGGCCATACCTTGCTGTTACTACCTGGACGTGGTCATGCTTCCCAGCCACCAGGGTCAGCAAATATTGCCGACGGCTTTATCGTTTACGGTTTAATGCCCAATAATAAGCTACTCAGCGAGCTTCCTTCCCAACGTCCACTGGTGTCGGTTGACTTCGATATTGAAGGCAGCCCTACCGTTCATATCGATGACCAGGATGCCAGCTATCATATTGCCCAGCACGCGCTAAAAACTCGGCCTGAACGACCAGCGGTGATCAATCTTCGCCTGACCAAAGAGCATTGCAATGGGCGAGTAACTGCTGCACACACAATGCTACCCAACAGCAGTACTATTAGCCGCGCCCGCTTGGCTGGGTTTCATGCAGCGCTCACCGAACATGGCTTTGATGCTGATCAGATCCCATTGTGGAATATCGAAGAGAATGTGTTTGATGTGTGCTCACCGGTGATCACAGAAATCCTTGACCTGCCTACCAATCAGCGGCCAGACCTGCTGCTGTGTATGTCAGACCGTATTGCGCTAACCGCACTTACATTAGCCGAACAGCGCGGCATTCACGTACCGGGAGAACTAAGAATTACGGGCTTTGATGGCATAGCGGAAGGGCAATATAGAGCACCGCGTTTAACGACCGTGCGCCAGGACAGTGCGGGCAAAGGCCGCGTGGCGGCGAAAATGATTCTAGGGCGGATACCAAAAACCCAGCAGCTACTCAAAACTGAGTTACTGCTGGGTGATACTTGCCCATGA
- a CDS encoding carbohydrate ABC transporter permease — protein MSISSNNSAPLEARSAIAPARRHRGTKVRRQRVKAAWLFLAPMLIALTLVAGWPLMRTFFLSFTDASLSDLGAANLIGFENYLVYDNGRWFGVLADPIWWRSVWNTVYFSVVSVSLEVIFGVIVALILNAEFKGRTIVRAAVLIPWAIPTIVSAQMWAWMLNDQFGIINHLLMTVGIIDNPIAWTASATYSMWAVIMVDVWKTIPFVALLVLAALQMLPKDCYEAAEVDGIHPVRVFFKVTLPLITPALMVAVIFRLLDALRVFDVIYVLTSNSTSTMSMSVYARQQLVEFQDVGYGSAASTLLFLIIALATVAYLYLGRNKIQLGGD, from the coding sequence CGCACCAGCGCGACGGCACCGCGGCACCAAAGTGCGCCGTCAACGGGTCAAAGCGGCTTGGTTGTTCTTGGCCCCCATGCTAATTGCATTAACGCTGGTTGCTGGCTGGCCGTTAATGCGAACATTTTTTCTAAGCTTCACCGATGCCTCACTGTCGGACCTCGGTGCGGCTAATCTAATCGGGTTTGAAAACTACCTCGTCTACGACAATGGCCGTTGGTTCGGGGTTCTTGCCGACCCTATTTGGTGGCGTTCTGTTTGGAACACCGTTTATTTTTCGGTGGTATCCGTTTCTTTAGAAGTCATTTTCGGTGTGATTGTGGCGCTGATCCTAAATGCGGAGTTTAAGGGTCGGACGATTGTTCGCGCGGCAGTGCTGATTCCGTGGGCAATCCCCACCATCGTTTCCGCACAAATGTGGGCATGGATGCTCAACGATCAGTTCGGCATCATCAATCACCTGCTAATGACCGTTGGGATTATTGACAATCCTATCGCCTGGACGGCTAGCGCTACTTACTCAATGTGGGCAGTCATCATGGTCGATGTCTGGAAAACAATTCCGTTTGTTGCCCTGTTGGTGTTAGCCGCCCTACAAATGTTGCCAAAAGATTGTTATGAAGCCGCAGAAGTAGACGGTATTCATCCCGTCCGCGTGTTCTTCAAAGTTACTCTGCCGTTGATTACGCCGGCTTTGATGGTGGCGGTAATTTTCCGTCTTCTAGATGCCCTGCGGGTGTTCGACGTGATCTACGTACTGACCTCTAACTCGACCAGCACGATGTCGATGTCGGTCTATGCGCGCCAACAGTTGGTTGAGTTCCAGGATGTTGGTTACGGCAGCGCCGCCTCTACTCTGTTGTTCTTGATTATTGCCCTGGCCACTGTTGCTTACCTCTATTTAGGCCGTAACAAAATACAACTAGGAGGTGACTGA
- a CDS encoding ABC transporter ATP-binding protein produces the protein MASVTLEKINKIFGHDHIIKDVDLTIGDGEFVVFVGPSGCGKSTLLRLIAGLESITDGDLNIGDTLVNDLPPRERGVGMVFQSYALYPHMTVYDNMAFGLKLAKTDKETVHERVMSTAKILQLEDLLHRKPKALSGGQRQRVAMGRAMAREPRILLFDEPLSNLDASLRVQMRNEIARLHNRLGSTMIYVTHDQVEAMTLADKIVVLKGGHIEQVGSPHELYQRPATKFVAGFIGSPTMNFMSAELVIGSKDGCRVTAKGLGEVVLPQAAGSYSSGSSLTLGVRPEHLRLEAPTDNNCFDIVNVEYLGNEVYVYLEPKEGDTLLIHRSEAPSQWKEGQQVSLVPDIEHVHLFDENGMALALAETRSAA, from the coding sequence ATGGCAAGTGTTACGCTTGAAAAGATCAACAAAATATTTGGTCACGATCACATTATTAAAGACGTTGACCTGACCATTGGCGATGGTGAATTTGTCGTCTTTGTTGGCCCATCCGGCTGTGGCAAATCCACACTGCTGCGACTTATTGCAGGTCTAGAGTCCATCACCGACGGTGACTTAAACATTGGTGATACGTTAGTTAATGACCTCCCCCCGCGAGAGCGCGGTGTGGGCATGGTGTTCCAGTCGTATGCTCTTTATCCACATATGACCGTTTATGACAACATGGCCTTTGGTTTGAAGCTTGCCAAAACGGACAAAGAGACGGTTCATGAACGGGTAATGAGTACCGCTAAAATTTTGCAGCTTGAAGATCTACTGCACCGCAAGCCGAAAGCACTGTCGGGCGGTCAGCGCCAGCGTGTTGCAATGGGCCGCGCGATGGCCCGAGAGCCTCGTATTTTGCTTTTTGATGAGCCGCTTTCTAACCTGGATGCGTCGCTGCGCGTACAAATGCGCAACGAGATCGCCAGGCTTCACAATCGCCTGGGTTCTACCATGATTTATGTGACCCACGATCAAGTCGAAGCGATGACCCTGGCAGACAAAATCGTGGTACTCAAAGGCGGCCATATCGAGCAAGTTGGCAGTCCACATGAACTTTACCAACGTCCAGCCACCAAGTTTGTCGCAGGTTTTATCGGCTCACCTACGATGAATTTTATGTCCGCAGAGCTTGTCATCGGCTCAAAGGATGGCTGCCGAGTAACTGCAAAAGGGTTAGGAGAGGTTGTGCTCCCTCAAGCGGCTGGCAGCTACAGCTCTGGCAGCTCGCTGACATTGGGCGTACGCCCAGAGCACCTGCGCTTGGAAGCTCCAACGGACAATAATTGCTTTGATATCGTTAACGTTGAATACCTAGGCAATGAAGTGTATGTCTACTTAGAACCAAAAGAGGGCGATACACTGCTTATTCATCGTAGCGAAGCGCCTAGCCAGTGGAAAGAAGGCCAACAAGTATCCCTGGTGCCTGACATTGAACATGTTCATCTATTTGATGAAAACGGTATGGCATTAGCGCTTGCTGAAACACGTTCTGCAGCCTAG